Genomic DNA from Desulfurivibrio alkaliphilus AHT 2:
GAAGCGGTCCAATATCGCCGTTTAGAAATCAAAAAATAAGCAACAGCCGCGCCACCTTCTTCACTTTTTTTAGAATGAACTTTCTTTCCCGTCGACGACGTGGTATAACTGCCTACAATAAGGGATATTCGTCATCATGGAAAAAGAAAGCAGAAAAGAGTGGTTGAATGGTGGCTTTGGCTAAAATAATGGATTATACTTCGTTCCATTAAGTTCAGTTTGGCAGTCGCCGGCAGCCCTTACCCATCAAGCTCAGCAGACGAGGTAAGCACATGGAGAGCGCGGAATTTCACAGGGCCCGAAAAAAACTCAGTAAGACCCAGAAGGAGATCGCCGAACTGCTGGGAACTTCCATCAAGGCCATCCACAGCTACGAGCAGGGCTGGCGTTCGATTCCGCCCCATGTGGAGCGCCAGATGTACTTTCTGCTCTCACGCCAGCGCGAGTTGCACGAAAAGGCCCCCAAACCCTGCTGGACGGTAAAAAAATGCCCGCCTTCCCGCAAGAAAAAATGCCCCGCCTGGGAGTTCCGGGCCGGCAAGATGTGCTGGTTCATCAACGGCACCATCTGCGAATGCCAGGCCCGCAAGAACTGGAAGGAAAAGATGGTGGTGTGCAAGAAATGCGAAGTGATGTCTCAGCTTCTGGTTTAACGTAACAACCCATGAGCGAATATACCGTCCGCGATGCCGCCGGCCCCTCCGTCGGCATCGTGACCAAAAAACATTACACCTTCGCCGAAAAACCCGACGATGCCCTGGTGCTTGAAAGCGGCACCCGGCTGGGGCCGGTGACCGTGGCCTACGAAACCTACGGCGAGCTCTCCCCCGGCAAGGACAACGCGGTGCTGGTGCTGCACGCCCTCTCCGGCGACTGCCACGCCGCCGGCTATTACAGCAAGAACGACACCAAGCCCGGCTGGTGGGAGACCATGATCGGCCCCGGCAAAGGGATCGACACCGACCGTTATTTTGTGATCAGCTCAAGCATCTTGGGCAGTTGCGGCGGCACCACCGGCCCCTGCTCCACCAACCCGACTACCGGCAAGCCCTACGGGCTGGACTTTCCGGTGGTCACCGTAGGCGACATGGTGGAGGTGCAAAAAAGATTGCTTGATCACCTGGGGGTTGAACGCCTGCTGGCGGTGGTGGGCGGCTCGCTGGGCGGCATGCAGGCCCTGGAGTGGAGCCTGCGCTTCCCCGACCGGGTCAACGGGGTGATCGCTCTCGCCACCACCATGCGCCACTCGGCCCTGGCTATTGCCTTCAACGAGATCGCCCGCCAGGCCATCATGGCCGATCCCAACTGGAACAAGGGCCATTACTACGACGGCGACAAGCCCGCCACCGGCCTGGCGGTGGCCCGGATGATCGGGCATGTCACCTACCTTTCCGACGAGGCCCTGCGCCGCAAGTTCGGCCGGCGGCTGCAGGAAAAAGAGGATTTTTCCTTCCAGTTCGACGATATCGACTTCCAGGTGGAAAGCTACCTGCGCCACCAGGGCAGCAAGTTCGTGCAGCGTTTCGACGCCAACTCCTTTCTCTACGTCACCAAGGCGGCGGACTATTTCGACCTCGAGCGGCGGGCCGAAGGCGACTCGGCGGTGAAAATTTTTGCCAGGGCCCAAGCCAGCTTCCTGGTTGTCTCTTTCACCTCCGACTGGCTCTACCCCACCTACCAGTCGCGTGAGTTGGTGCGGGCACTGAAGAAAAACAACCGGGACGTCAGTTTCTGCGAAATCAAGGCGGACTGCGGCCACGACGCCTTTCTGATCCCCAACCAGCGCTTAAGCCGGCTGATCACCAACTTCCTGGAAAAAGTACGCTATGTCAAGCCCTGAGCAACCAACCGGGGGGAGCGAAAACAGCGCCCAACCGATGCGTTTTGATTTATCGGTGATCGCTTCCTGGATCGAGCCGGGCAGCAAGGTGCTGGATTTGGGCTGCGGCGAGGGTGATCTGCTATATCACCTCAAGCAGACCAAGAACGTGGAAGGCACCGGCATTGAAATGGTGGAGGCCAAAGTGTTGCGCGGCATCGAAAAGGGTTTGACCGTGCTGCAGGGCAACATCACCGAGGAGGTGCAGGATTACGCCGCCGGCACCTTCGATTACGTGGTCCTGAGCCAGACCCTGCAGCAGGTCTACGCCCCGGCCCAGTTACTGCACACTTTGCTCGATATCGGCCACCAGGTGGTGGTGAGTTTCCCCAACTTCAGCCACTGGAAAAACCGCTGGCAGATCTGCTGGCACGGCCGGGTGCCGATTTCCAAGCAACTTCCCTTTGAATGGTACAACACCCCCAATATCCGCATCATCAGTATCGCTGATTTTCAACGTTTTCTCAAAAAGATGGGCTGGCTGATCAAGCGGGAAACGGCCATCAACACCGACCACCACGACCGCTACGGCAACGTGGTCACCTTTCTCCCCAACCTGCGGGCGACCTACGGCATCTACTTATTGGCCAAGCGGTAGCCTAAAGAACATTATATCGGGGTTATGGCACCGGGGTGGGGGCCGTGAAACCCGGTAGCGACTCATTCTCGGCCGACATCCTGTCGGCCTCCGAGGCGCCCGCCGCCTCCTGCGCATCCATGCGCCCGGCGGCGGGCGAACCCGTCGCTACCGGGTTTCACGGCCCCCGTCCAGGGTTCACGCGGCTTTCTTGTTGCCTGCGTTTTGGATAATCCCGCATTTACCTTTGGTGGCTTTTGGGGTATTTTGTGCACTTTCCTGCAAACGAACCAACACCCGGAAATAATCCCGAAAGGAATTGTGTGATGAGCGACGAAATCAATGAATTCAGCGCCCTGGTGGGCGATACTCCTTTGGTGCGGCTGCACAGGCTGGGGGCGGACAGCGGGGCCGAGATTCTGGTTAAGCTGGAGTCGCGCAACCCGGCCTTCAGCGTTAAGGACCGGATTGGCCGGGCCATGCTGGCGGCGGCGGAGCGGGATGGCCGGGTGGGGCCGGATACCGTGATCATCGAACCCACCAGCGGCAACACCGGCATCGCCCTGGCCTTTCTCTGCGCCGCCAAGGGGTTGCGCCTGATTTTGACCATGCCCGAGACCATGAGCCTGGAGCGACGGGCCTTGCTCAAGCATTTCGGCGCCGAGCTGGTGCTGACCCCCGGCGCCGAGGGCATGAAAGGCGCCATCGCCAAGGCCCGGGAACTGGCCGAGGCCACCGCCGACAGCTTTATGCCCGACCAGTTCAGCAACCCCGCCAACCCGGAGATCCATCGCCAAACCACCGCCGAGGAGATCTGGCGGGCCACCGGCGGCCAGCTGGACATCTTCGTGGCCGGGGTGGGCACCGGCGGCACCATCACCGGGGTGGGCGAGGTCTGCAAGGCCAGGCTGCCGAATTTCAAGGCGGTGGCGGTGGAACCCGCCGACTCGCCGGTGATCTCCGGCGGCCAGCCCGGCCCCCACAAGATCCAGGGCATCGGCGCCGGTTTTATCCCCGCCACCTTGAACACCACGGTCATCGACGAGGTAATCACCATCACCAACGACGAGGCCTTTGCCGCCGCCCGCCAAGTGGCGGTGGAGGAAGGAATCCTGTGCGGCATCTCCTCGGGCGCCAACGTGTTGGCCGCCATACGGCTGGCCCAGCGCCCGGAAAACCGGGGCAAAAGAATCGTCACCGTGATCTGCGACACCGGCGAACGCTACCTGAGCACCCCCCTCTTCGAGCAACAATAAAGGCCCCCAAATGCTGAACCCGCAACTGCTGGAAATCCTGGCCTGCCCCAAGTGCAAGGGGCCGGTCAAGCTCAACGAACAGGAAAGCGGCCTGGTTTGCGACAAGTGCAAACTGCTGTATGAAATCCGCGACGAAATCCCCATTATGCTCATCGACGAGGCCAAAGAGCTCTAGCCATGCCGGAAGCTGATACCACCACGGCCGTGCCCGACGCCGGGTTTGTGCATCTGCATGTGCATACCCAGTACAGCATGCTGGACGGGGCCATCCGTTTGGACCGCCTGCTGGCCCAGTGCAAGGAATACGGCATGGAGGCGGTGGCCATCACCGACCACGGGGCGATGTTCGGGGCCCTGGAATTTTACGTTAAGGCCAAAAAGGCCGGCATCAAGCCCATCATCGGCTGCGAGTTTTACGTGGCCCCTGCCGACCGGCGGGATAAAAGCGCCAAAAGCGCCGGGGCCGCCGCCCACCACCTGGTGTTGCTGGCGATGAACAACGAGGGCTACCAGAACTTGATGAAACTGGCCTCCTGCGCCCAGTTTGAAGGCTTCCACTACAAGCCCCGCATCGATTACGAACTGCTCAGCCGCCACAACCAAGGGCTGATCGCCCTCACCGCCTGCCTCCACGGCCAGCTGCCGATGCTACTCACCCGGGGCGATTACGACGGCGCCAAGGCCGCCGCCGGCAAGCTGCAAAAACTTTTTCCCGACCGGCTCTACCTGGAGCTGCAGGAAAACAAGATCGCCGAGCAGCAGACGGTCAACGACGGGCTCAAAAAGCTGGCCGCCGAACTCAAGCTGCCGCTGGTGGCCACCAACGACTGCCACTACCTCAACCGGGAAGAGGCCCAGGCCCACGAGGTGCTGCTCTGCATCCAGACCGGCAAGACCATGGCCGACCAGGGCCGGTTCCGCTTTTCCACCGACGAGCTTTTTTTTAAGTCTCCCGCCGAGATGAAAAAAAGCTTCAGCCACTGCCCCGAGGCCATCGCCGAAACGGTGAAGGTGGCGGCACGCTGCAACGTGGAGCTGGATCTCAGCAGCCACCACTTTCCCCACTTCCCGATCCCCGAGGGGGAAACTTTAGAAAGCGTGTTCAGCAAGGACGCCCGGGAGGGCCTGGAAAAACGTTTCACCGAGATCCGCCGCTTAACCGAGCTGACCCCGGAGCAGGAAGAAGAATACCGGGCACGGCTGGAACATGAGATCGACGTGATCATCAAGATGGGCTTTCCCGGCTATTTTCTGATCGTCGCCGATTTCATCAACTGGGCCAAGGACCACGAGATTCCGGTGGGGCCGGGCCGGGGCTCGGGGGCCGGCAGCCTGGTAGCCTGGGCGATGCGGATCACCGACATCGACCCCATGCCCTATGGCCTGATCTTTGAGCGATTTTTGAATATCGAGCGCAAGTCCATGCCCGACTTCGATGTCGATTTCTGCCAGGAGCGGCGCGGCGAGGTCATCGAGTACGTGCAGCAGAAATATGGCGGCGCCGAGCACGTGGCCCAGATCGTTACCTACGGCTCCATGAAGGCCCGGGCGGTGGTGCGCGACGTGGGCCGGGCGCTGGGTATGCCTTACGGCGAGGTGGACCGGATCGCCAAGCTGATCCCCGAAGAGCTGGGGATCACCCTGGACAAGGCCATCGACAAGGAGCCCCGGCTGGGCGACCTGATGAAGCGCGAACCGCCGGTGGCCGAACTGCTCAACGCCGCCCGGGTACTGGAAGGGCTGCAGCGGCACACCTCCACCCACGCCGCCGGGGTGGTGATCTCGCCCAAACCCATGGTGGAGTACCTACCGCTGTGCAAGGGCCCCAAGGGCGAGGTGCTGACCCAGTACGACATGAAGCACACCGAGATGACCGGGCTGATCAAGTTCGACTTTCTCGGGCTTAAGACCCTCACCGTCATCGACCGGGCCTGCAAGCTGATCAAGGGCGACCTGGGCCGGGAGATCGACATCGGCGCCATTGCCACCGACGATCCCAAAACCTACGACCTGCTCTGCAAGGGCGACGCCCTGGGGGTCTTCCAGTTGGAAAGCTCCGGCATGCGCTCCTTGCTGATGAAGATGAAACCCGAGCAGTTTTCCGACCTCATCGCCCTGGTGGCCCTGTACCGCCCCGGCCCGCTGGAGTCGGGGATGGTGGATGATTTCGTCAACACCAAGCACGGCCGCATGGTGGCCAAGTACCCCCTGCCCCAGTTGGAGCCGATCCTGCAGGAAACCTACGGGGTGATCGTCTACCAGGAACAGGTGATGAAGATTGCCAACGTGCTGGCCGGCTACTCGCTGGGCGATGCCGACAACCTGCGGCGGGCCATGGGCAAAAAGATCGCCGCGGTGATGGATGCCGAGAAAGACAAGTTCATGGCCGGCTGCGCCAAAAACAATATCGACCCCAAGAAGGCCGAATACATCTTTGATTTGATGGCCAAGTTCGCCGGCTACGGCTTCAACAAGAGCCACAGTGCGGCCTACGCCTTGGTGGCCTACCAGACCGCCTGGCTCAAGGCCCACTACCCGGCCCAGTTCATGGCCGCCCTGCTCTCCTGCGACATGGGCAACACCGACAAGGTGGTGCGCTACATCAACGAGTGCAAGGAACACGAGATCGAGGTGCTGCCGCCGGACATCAACGAGTCCTTCCGGGACTTCACGGTCATCGACGACCGCATCCGCTTCGGCCTGGCGGCGGTGAAAAACGTCGGCGGGGCAGCACTGGAATCGATCATCGAGATCCGCGAGGCCGACGGCCCCTACAAGTCGCTGGTGGACTTCTGCCAACGGGTGGATGGTCGCAAGGTTAACCGCCGGGTGATTGAAAGCCTGATCCGGGCCGGGGCCTTTGATTCCCTGGGCGCCAAGCGTTCGCAACTGGAGGCCATTTTAGACCGGGCCCTGGACCAGGCCCAGGCCGCCCAGCGGGATAAATTGAGCGGCCAAATCTCCCTTTTTGCCGCCATGCCCACCGATCAGGCCGAACGGGCCACCGAGATCGAGCTGCCGGAGATGCCGGAGTGGGAGGAGAAACAGAAGCTGCTCTTTGAAAAGGAAACAGTGGGTTTTTATCTCACCGGCCACCCGCTGGACAAGCACCGCCGGGAGCTGGCGGCGCTCACCGACACCGACCTGCACGGCCTGGCGGAATGGCCGGACAACCAGCCGGCCAGAATCGGCGGCCTGATCCGCCAGTTCAAGAACCACCGCAGCAAAAAGGGCGATGCCATGGCCTTCGTCACCCTGGAAGACACGGTGGATTCGGTGGAGGTGGTGGTCTTCCCCAACACCTACGCCGAATGCGCCCACCTGCTGGCCGGCGATGAACCCATCGTGATCCAGGGCAAGGTGCAGAAGGAGGAAAACGGGGTGAAGATGATCGCCGACACGGTGGACGGCTTGAGCGAGGCCCAGGTGAAGTACACCGACCGGGTGATGATCCGGCTCAAGGCCGACAAGGTGGACCGCCCCAAGATCGAGGCGGTGAAAAAAAGCATCCAGCGCCACCACGGCCCCTGCCCGGTCTCCCTCAACCTGCTCTTCCCCGACCGGGGCGAGGTGGAAGTGGCCGCCTCCAATGATCTTACCATCCGCCCGGGCCGCGACTTCACCACCGAAGTGGAACAACTGCTGGGCTATGCCGCCTTAAGCTACCGCAAAAAGGCCACCGAGGAGCGGGAGCAGGGCCGGGGCAACGGCTGGGGTGGCCGGGGCAATGGCCGGAGTAACGGCCGCCGCCCCTGAGGCTGCCCCATGGGCCTTGGCCTTTAATTCACACAAACACTTGTTGGGGAAATCTGAAAGTTCGGGTTGCAGATTTCCCCGACTTCGTTTACTAAGTGATTTATGATCCCTCGAATACTTCAGCCCATCCTGAAAAAACTGGCCGGGCAATATCCGGTTGTCACCGTTACCGGCCCGCGGCAAAGCGGCAAGACCACCCTGTGCCGGGCGGTGTTTCCAGATTACGCTTATGTTAACCTGGAGATGCCGGATTTACGCGAATTTGCCCGTACCGACCCCCGGGGTTTTTTGGCCTCACACCCCAAGGGGCTTATTCTGGATGAAGTGCAGCGGGTGCCCGAACTGTCCTCTTACCTGCAGGCATTGGTCGATCAAAGCCGGGAGCCGGGCCGTTTCATCTTAACCGGGAGCCAGCAGTTTGAGGTGATGAGCACCATTACCCAGTCTCTGGCGGGACGGACCACCCTGCTGAAACTGCTGCCGCTAAGCATGGAAGAGCTTGCGCAGGCGAAGATCGAGACCGGAATCGACCAGACCCTGCTCACCGGCTTCTACCCCCGCATTTACGATGCCGGCCTTGATCCGACCCGGACCTTGGGCGACTACATGGAAACCTATGTCGAACGCGATATTCGGCAACTGATGGCCATCAAGGACTTGGCTCTGTTTGAAAAATTTGTCCGCCTTTGTGCCGGTCGGGTCGGCCAGTTGCTCAACCTGCAGAGCCTGGGCAACGACACCGGCGTTTCTCATACCACGGCCCGTAGCTGGCTGACCCTGCTGGAAGCCAGTTATGTGGTGTTTCTGCTGCAACCCTGGCATGTCAATATCTCCAAGCGCCAGGTGAAAACCCCCAAGCTCTATTTCTATGATGTGGGTCTGGCCTCTTACCTGCTGGGGGCGGAAAACGAGTTGCACATCAACCGGCACCCCCTTAAGGGCAACCTGTTTGAAAACATGGTGGTGGTCGAAGCTCTGAAATACCGCTTCAATAGGGGAAAAAGGAGCAATCTTTACTTCTGGAGAGACGTCCGGGGCAACGAGGTGGACCTCCTGCTGGCCGCCGGCCCGGATTTGTTTCCCGTGGAGATCAAGGCGGGAGCGACCATCAGCGGCGATTACTTCAAGGGCCTGCAAACCTTCGCCGCCAAAGCCCCCACCCCCCCAACTGCCTCCGCCCTGGTATATGCCGGCGAAGAAAACCAGCGCCGCAGCAAGGTCTCGGTCTGGCCGGCGCAGGAAGTGGCGGCCATGATGCGAAGTTTCAAGCTTTGAACCTCTTTTTCAGTGTTTATGTCCCGAAATAAACGATGCCGCTGGGCGATGGGTTAGCGCTTTAAATCGCGCTAGAAGTTTTCGTGAGGGCCGACGGCCTCGATGAACGAGGCGGGTAAATCCGGGTTGTCCAATGCAGCCCGCCCCACTTTGGCCCAGAACTCCACCTGGCCTTGCACGGTACGGAACTCCGCCTTGGCGGCCTTACGTGCGGCCGCAACCAGATCCTCATCAATACGCACGGACAAAGTACTCATCACAACCTCCATCAGAAAAAGGGGGACAGTTTTGAAAACTGTCCCCCTTTTTCCTTCGGGAAGCGGGGGCGGGCGGATGCCCGGCCCCCGGTTTAGGTTTTTTGGGTTATGCCGCTTAGCCCTGGAGCAGGCTGAGTACGTTCTGGGCCGTGGCGTTGGCCTGGGCCATGGCGAAGGAGCCGGCCTGGTTCAGCACCTGGAACTTGCTGAAGTTGGCCGCTTCCTCGGCGAAGTCCACGTCGCGGATGCCACTTTCAGCCGCAGTGATGTTGACCCGGGTCACCGAGATGTTGGAGATGGTGGAGGTCAACTGGTTCTGGACCGAACCCAGGTCGGCG
This window encodes:
- a CDS encoding Trm112 family protein — its product is MLNPQLLEILACPKCKGPVKLNEQESGLVCDKCKLLYEIRDEIPIMLIDEAKEL
- a CDS encoding TA system antitoxin ParD family protein; this encodes MSTLSVRIDEDLVAAARKAAKAEFRTVQGQVEFWAKVGRAALDNPDLPASFIEAVGPHENF
- a CDS encoding ATP-binding protein, producing MIPRILQPILKKLAGQYPVVTVTGPRQSGKTTLCRAVFPDYAYVNLEMPDLREFARTDPRGFLASHPKGLILDEVQRVPELSSYLQALVDQSREPGRFILTGSQQFEVMSTITQSLAGRTTLLKLLPLSMEELAQAKIETGIDQTLLTGFYPRIYDAGLDPTRTLGDYMETYVERDIRQLMAIKDLALFEKFVRLCAGRVGQLLNLQSLGNDTGVSHTTARSWLTLLEASYVVFLLQPWHVNISKRQVKTPKLYFYDVGLASYLLGAENELHINRHPLKGNLFENMVVVEALKYRFNRGKRSNLYFWRDVRGNEVDLLLAAGPDLFPVEIKAGATISGDYFKGLQTFAAKAPTPPTASALVYAGEENQRRSKVSVWPAQEVAAMMRSFKL
- a CDS encoding helix-turn-helix domain-containing protein, which translates into the protein MESAEFHRARKKLSKTQKEIAELLGTSIKAIHSYEQGWRSIPPHVERQMYFLLSRQRELHEKAPKPCWTVKKCPPSRKKKCPAWEFRAGKMCWFINGTICECQARKNWKEKMVVCKKCEVMSQLLV
- the metW gene encoding methionine biosynthesis protein MetW, translated to MRFDLSVIASWIEPGSKVLDLGCGEGDLLYHLKQTKNVEGTGIEMVEAKVLRGIEKGLTVLQGNITEEVQDYAAGTFDYVVLSQTLQQVYAPAQLLHTLLDIGHQVVVSFPNFSHWKNRWQICWHGRVPISKQLPFEWYNTPNIRIISIADFQRFLKKMGWLIKRETAINTDHHDRYGNVVTFLPNLRATYGIYLLAKR
- the cysK gene encoding cysteine synthase A: MSDEINEFSALVGDTPLVRLHRLGADSGAEILVKLESRNPAFSVKDRIGRAMLAAAERDGRVGPDTVIIEPTSGNTGIALAFLCAAKGLRLILTMPETMSLERRALLKHFGAELVLTPGAEGMKGAIAKARELAEATADSFMPDQFSNPANPEIHRQTTAEEIWRATGGQLDIFVAGVGTGGTITGVGEVCKARLPNFKAVAVEPADSPVISGGQPGPHKIQGIGAGFIPATLNTTVIDEVITITNDEAFAAARQVAVEEGILCGISSGANVLAAIRLAQRPENRGKRIVTVICDTGERYLSTPLFEQQ
- the dnaE gene encoding DNA polymerase III subunit alpha, whose protein sequence is MPEADTTTAVPDAGFVHLHVHTQYSMLDGAIRLDRLLAQCKEYGMEAVAITDHGAMFGALEFYVKAKKAGIKPIIGCEFYVAPADRRDKSAKSAGAAAHHLVLLAMNNEGYQNLMKLASCAQFEGFHYKPRIDYELLSRHNQGLIALTACLHGQLPMLLTRGDYDGAKAAAGKLQKLFPDRLYLELQENKIAEQQTVNDGLKKLAAELKLPLVATNDCHYLNREEAQAHEVLLCIQTGKTMADQGRFRFSTDELFFKSPAEMKKSFSHCPEAIAETVKVAARCNVELDLSSHHFPHFPIPEGETLESVFSKDAREGLEKRFTEIRRLTELTPEQEEEYRARLEHEIDVIIKMGFPGYFLIVADFINWAKDHEIPVGPGRGSGAGSLVAWAMRITDIDPMPYGLIFERFLNIERKSMPDFDVDFCQERRGEVIEYVQQKYGGAEHVAQIVTYGSMKARAVVRDVGRALGMPYGEVDRIAKLIPEELGITLDKAIDKEPRLGDLMKREPPVAELLNAARVLEGLQRHTSTHAAGVVISPKPMVEYLPLCKGPKGEVLTQYDMKHTEMTGLIKFDFLGLKTLTVIDRACKLIKGDLGREIDIGAIATDDPKTYDLLCKGDALGVFQLESSGMRSLLMKMKPEQFSDLIALVALYRPGPLESGMVDDFVNTKHGRMVAKYPLPQLEPILQETYGVIVYQEQVMKIANVLAGYSLGDADNLRRAMGKKIAAVMDAEKDKFMAGCAKNNIDPKKAEYIFDLMAKFAGYGFNKSHSAAYALVAYQTAWLKAHYPAQFMAALLSCDMGNTDKVVRYINECKEHEIEVLPPDINESFRDFTVIDDRIRFGLAAVKNVGGAALESIIEIREADGPYKSLVDFCQRVDGRKVNRRVIESLIRAGAFDSLGAKRSQLEAILDRALDQAQAAQRDKLSGQISLFAAMPTDQAERATEIELPEMPEWEEKQKLLFEKETVGFYLTGHPLDKHRRELAALTDTDLHGLAEWPDNQPARIGGLIRQFKNHRSKKGDAMAFVTLEDTVDSVEVVVFPNTYAECAHLLAGDEPIVIQGKVQKEENGVKMIADTVDGLSEAQVKYTDRVMIRLKADKVDRPKIEAVKKSIQRHHGPCPVSLNLLFPDRGEVEVAASNDLTIRPGRDFTTEVEQLLGYAALSYRKKATEEREQGRGNGWGGRGNGRSNGRRP
- the metX gene encoding homoserine O-acetyltransferase MetX yields the protein MSEYTVRDAAGPSVGIVTKKHYTFAEKPDDALVLESGTRLGPVTVAYETYGELSPGKDNAVLVLHALSGDCHAAGYYSKNDTKPGWWETMIGPGKGIDTDRYFVISSSILGSCGGTTGPCSTNPTTGKPYGLDFPVVTVGDMVEVQKRLLDHLGVERLLAVVGGSLGGMQALEWSLRFPDRVNGVIALATTMRHSALAIAFNEIARQAIMADPNWNKGHYYDGDKPATGLAVARMIGHVTYLSDEALRRKFGRRLQEKEDFSFQFDDIDFQVESYLRHQGSKFVQRFDANSFLYVTKAADYFDLERRAEGDSAVKIFARAQASFLVVSFTSDWLYPTYQSRELVRALKKNNRDVSFCEIKADCGHDAFLIPNQRLSRLITNFLEKVRYVKP